From Ictalurus punctatus breed USDA103 chromosome 2, Coco_2.0, whole genome shotgun sequence:
AAAGTGTCTCGGCACTGAGGACAGCAATACACTCCGCTCTTATCTTCCTGATCCCAGCagtcattaatacacaccttacagAAACTGTGACCACAGGGGATAGTCACCGGATCCTTCAGGAGATCCAgacaaactggacagctgaactgATCCAGTGAAAGCTGATCTACTGAAATACTGGCCTCGGCCATTTTCCTGAACTTacacactgacagagagagagagagagacagagagagagaggagagaggttgCACTGAACTTTGAGTTTTGTCTTCTCTGAAATGAGGAGTCATGTCCTgactttgtgtgtatgtgagagagaaagaggaggagctCAAAGACAGATTTCTCTGATAACCAGTCCAAACACATAACTGATAACCAACCATTTCCTactccagtccaaacacatgcatggtaggctgactggtatgtccaaagtgtccgtagtgtatgaatgggtgtgtgaatgtgtatgtgattgtgccctgcgatggattggcaccctgtccagggtgtatcccaccttgtgcccgatgctccaggttccctgcgacccagtaaggaaaagcgctatagaaaatggatggatggataataataataatattttgggATGGACTTTCAATTTCTGCTCAGACCACAGTCTGCTCCAGTAGCtacactgtatgtacagtaagtGGCTGTGGTGTGGTGGGATTTCTCTCATCGTGGAGGGAAACAGCAGCAAATAACTTATATTACTTTTACGTCCAATACACTTTTAATCTACAGTCCCATCAGAAATGACTGGAATGGCAAGgtaaattcatttgtttttgctatacaccaaTGACATAgaacaaaaggttctatgttttaggttgtttaacacatccagATGTTATAACCAGTAAACAAAAGCTAAAATATTAAGCTGTCGTGTCATATTcatttttgatctcaaacctaaatgtcttcagtctacaggaacaacaaatgaattggacttgctgttccaatagttctGGAGGGGAACTATATTTCATTCCCATGCAGCAGCATTGTTAAAGAAAACCTAAGAATTGAAAATACTCGATGTAAAACTTTGTTGTACATGCAAATTATTCCAAAATCAAATCAGTGCATAATGAAAACCGCATGCTTGAGTATTTACATTattgtccactttaataggaacactatCGTAGAAACAATGCTATATAGAAGTTTAAAAGCCATGGATGAACTTTGGTGTTGACTTGACAAAGCCTGTTTTAAACACTAAAAGAGTTACATGGTACTACAGTGCAGACTAtgattgattttaaaatactaaTATTTAAAGCTTTGTGCCATAAAACCTTGTAATATTTAAAAGGTTAAAATGTTAAACGTGTAGATACTTTCCAAGCAATTGCTGGGGAGTTGCTAAGTGGTTGCTATGGCGTTTCCAGGTTCTGGCTAGGATGTTGCTAAGTGGTTGGTAGGGTGCTGCTAGGTAGTTGCTATGTTATTCCAGGTGGATGCTAGGATGTTGATAGCTGGTTGCTGTGGTATCCAAGGTGGTTTCTAGGCTTTTAACAGATGGTTGCTAGGTTATTGCAGGTTGCTGGTAGGGTGTTGGGTAGTTGCTATGGTATTCccggtggttgctagggtgttccTAAAAATAAGTCATGAAACTCTTAAGGAAAACAGTGAACTTTAGGGTGGTAAAAGCAGCATTGCGTTACTTTGCTGAACTGTCAGAAAATGAGCCACACACGTGTgcatgttacatttatttactaaGGAAAATTAAAGCAACTTGATTACAGTGCAACGACAGGCCTGAGGccattttatgaaaaataacATGATTATTCACTCTAGATCGCATAACTTCACAGTTTTTCCATAATACGACAGCCAGAACCCGGTGTATAGAGgctgagtgaatgtggtgtggactctgtggaggaacttcatcgtgtcagagacgctgtagaaggacagagttcctgcactgtgatccacatacactcctattctggaggGTGATGGAACTGTGAGATCGGACTCAATGTTGTTGTGAGAGAAGCAGAGTTTAGACGGAGAACACTGCAGACTCCAGGACTGATTGTTGTATCCAAAGCCACAGTCATCACTCACTCCTTTCCTGCTGATGTCTTTATATGAGACTGATATGTAAATCCATCCGTGACTGCTCCTctccacctcccagtaacagcgtccacacacactctccttactCACCACCTGCAACCAGCagtcaaatctctctggatgaATATAGTACTGCTGTCTCTCACTCTAAATGTCACTGCTCTGTTCTTCTCAGACAGAGTGAGGTTATTATGCTCAGTGTCTGGATCATATCACAGAGTCATATCACAGAAGTCTGAAGAAAATTAAATGGGTTAGATAgaatagttgtgtgtgtgtgtgtgtgtgtgtgtgtgtgtgtgtgtgggcgggtgttttacatgtacagtacagaaAATCTTGTCTGCTCTTTGGTTCTGAGGATAAAATGATCTGaactgctgcagctgtggagaCAGAAACCGTTTAAAGtgataaaatgtgtataataaaTCATGTACATCTGGCACTCCTAACTCCTCTTGCCCTCCCTCTATTTCTTGTTCTTTCTATATTTATTGTCATCTTTTCTATCGGTGTCTTTCTCTGTGTGcgttccagaattattggcactcttcaTAACAATGGATATCACTTATCAGCATGCATTATTCGgttcatgaagggtgccaataattctagagTTTTCTATTAAAGCAGGAAACAAATACTAACAAGAGGACAAAACTGCAGTGTGCGGTCAGTGTATAAAGTATCAGCGAGAGCTACGGTAATACTGCAATTATTCAGCTGCAAACGTGAAGGAGTTAGGAATTAAGGTTTTCGTCTGAATGTTGaagaaataatgtttattatacataaataatatatattatatacattaatTATACATTGTATATTACACAAGCACAAGTGACTCTGGGGAAATGCACTGCACCTCCTAAGGTTGACGTTTCCATGTGGAAAGGGTTCACAGCCTGTTTCAGCTCCTCCTTTAGCTCACTCTGTGagcaaataaaatacatatcACTGTTTCTGCACTCATGATCTCAGGATTTAAGTGGGTGAATATTAACTGCAGATAAAAGGGTTAAAGTTCACTCGGGTGCTGCGGGTTGAACCGAATGTGTCGCTCTTTTATTCAACTGTAAAGGAATGAATGCTGGAATACCGTGTGAGTGTCATGTGACCAGCCTATTTTCATATCGACGGAAAATAAGAGTCAGGCATCACTTTATGTCTACAAGAACACCTAGTGTGAATGCATTACTAATTTATAATTAGCTCAGTATCAATGTCAGTATAATATCCGTGTACATTTTGGAATAATAAGTGATGAATGTCAAACGCAGGATTAAAATTAAGTTGCAGAGAAAACACCAGGTCGTTTTTTTTAACTATCTAGAAGTAACATTATAGTCCTGTAGCAGCCATTGTGTAGGAATCTAATCTTTAATCTAATCTTTCAAATATTCGTACAAAAAAATACcaatttgattcatttattacGAGAAGTAAGTTCAGGAGTACTTCCTTCTTCAATAGTGTTTACTAGTGTATGTACTTATTGTCAGTATTCTAACACTGGCTTATCAAGCCAAACTTCACATTAAAAATTAAGTTAAATGTGATCATTTGTTGCAGTTGCAGCTTTCATTTCCAGGAAATAAATCATGATGCCTGTTCCCTTTTAGGTCCACAACCCAACCCAGCATGATGATTTTCCCATCATCGAGCCAGTTTAATCACGCTGGCCGACTACCTGACCCAACAAACTAAACCCAGCAACCGAATTGTTAAAAATAACCCAGAATTGTTCAGTGTTTGTGAAGGAGGAAGTTCAGATTtactttacagttacagtgtgAGCCCAGCTGTGCTTGTGTATTATGAGCACAATGGTTAAAGATTACCTGAAGGGTTAAAGGTCACTTATTCAACACTCTAATAAGAGCAGAATTTTGACCTGTAACTCACCTGGAATCATTTACATGAATTCATGAGCCCATATCCGACTAAGACATTagaaattagattagatttttttgttgttgttgcattgtTTGGAAGAAAGATTTGAAGTTGTCGCCTTTTTAGTTCTTTAGTTCACTTTACAGTTTGGTGACCTCTGTGTTAATCCACCATACACAAATAACAGACGAAGACGAAGCAGATCTTCTCTTGTACGGTACTTTTCCAAAGCCGTTTGGGCAAAATTGCGATTCTTAAAGACGGATAATGAGACTATTGCTCTGAAACGTGCTTCCTAGTTCGGGATTTGTTAAAGTGTGAGAAGGAGAGCGAGTGGAAGTTTAAAGAGACAAAgagctttttgtgtgtgtttttgtatgtttttgggGTCGTTTGAATGCAGAAAATCCTCTAAATGATCATTTCTAAGTACTAATGAAAAGATCGTAGTGGTAATGaaagtagtaatgtagtaagtAATGAGAGGATTTTGGGTTTTGTCATCAGTTGATTATGTGCGAGTTAGGACAGCGAGGATCTGAGGAGCACTGCCTTACAGAGAATCAGAGGAGAAACTCTCATACTCCAACTTGTGTTCTGTTTCCACCTGAGAAATCATCACTGAAAATTCACCTGAggttattatttacatattctGTCCAACATGACCTCCGACGTCTCCAGCTATGTGATGTTATGAGAAGGATGTATGTGCAGAGCCGCAGTGCTGCCCTCTCAGCTTCGGACATGATGTAGAGGTTTAGAGGCTTCCTACATTTAAGTTTATAGCGGGGAATGTACAGGTGAGGTCGATGGAAGCGAATGAAGTACAGCAGGATCTCAGAAAGCTTCTGACCGCCCCAATGCTTGCACAAGAGAACTGTGAAGACCTGCTTAGAAAACGACTTTAAGACTTTAGTttgtaaaaatgattattacCCAAGGTGTGTGAGCCTCTTTCATAAACTATATATACATGCGTATCTCACACAAATCGTCCTGTGGTGTGACATCACATTAGATTGaatattcttcttttttatttacagttgtgtagtgtacagtatCCACTTGTGTTCATAGCAAATGTGTGTTATATTAATAGTGTTGTCtatgttcatgtttttgttatctttctgtaatgtgtaatgtctATAAGCCCAACAAGTCATCAAATTCTCTGTACCCTAGTGTACTGGATCACTGAAGTATGATTCTGATTCATTCTCATTCTGAATGAGTCTAATTCTGAATCTGATTAATTCTGATACATCCTGATTGAGTGCAATTCTGAATCTGATTGATTCTCATTCTGAATGAGTGTATTTCTGAATTTGATTgattctccatccatccatcatctataccgctttatcctttttggggtcacggggaacctggaggctatcccagggagcatcgggcacaaggcggggtacaacctggacagggtgccaatccattgcagcgcacaatcacatacacactcacattcatacaccacgaacactttggacataccagtcagcctaccatgcatgtgtttggactggagtaggaaaccggagtacccggaggaaacccccgcagcacggggagaactccgcacacacagggccgtaATAACCACTATaaataaccactaagccaccgtgcagcacacaataaatataaagtaaGTAACCAGTatggaatattaaataaatagtatttaaaaaataaacgtttatatTTATCTGCTATTCttctttttcacatttatataaGCACCTTCAAATACATTTATGATTTTTGTCAGCCATATTGTTGTGATTTTATATTCAAAAGGATCCTTTTAAAGTAGACTAGTAAATTAGACTTGATGGCGTGTGAGAACATAATGTAGTGATCTGACACAAATAAGAATATTTTaagaactgattttttttttaatcccttttttaaaagaaaatttggATCCAAACGCGCTTCCCGTGTTTACTCTTTATCATTAACGTCTGATCTAGCATGCTAACAGTTAGCTTAGCTTCACCAGCTTGACTTCCAAACAATCTTCACCGCGTCAAACAATAAATAAGGGTTTACATAAACAAGCAGGAAGAGCAGGGATTCGTAATTAACTACTTTTTCCTTTGGGCTTCATTGTAGAATAACGACACggattaaaaatgaataataataaagaactaaagaaaagaaaagagcacCATCAGCGACGGGATTTTTCACTCGGCTCCCGCTGGAGGAGGTTTTAATGGCGCAGAGGTGAAGCGGCGCCACCTGCAGGACTGGAGAAGAACCCCAACACCATTAACAACCGCACAACAATATGAACTTTAACTGAAATACAcacctttattaaataaaaatacacatgagAAACGGAAGCGCTATTTAATTAGTCGAGGAGTACGATGAGAAACGTACTGCAGTAATCTCCAGTCTACAGAAGCTTTATTACAAGAACAACACTTTATTGTGCAGATTAATGTGACAGTCACTGAATACCAACTAAAAACAGTAACAACTATTTATTCATAACCTTCAAAacgaaataaattaatattcttTATTTGGATATCATACAGtgctaataatatatatatatatatatatatatatatatatatatatatatatatatatatatatatatatatatatatatacagaacaCAAATGTACAGTAAAACTGCTTCTATTTTCCATATAGCAgtctgttttattgttgtttttttcacaaatGTGAAATAGctaaaaggggggaaaaagacaAGTATAGTTTTTAGTTAATATTACTAACTAATATATACTAACATCCCCATCACCATCAGCTCTCCCACTGTGTCAGACCAAAAACAGCCCTGAGTGCACATAGTTTAAATTAGGCATATAACTGAATACAGATatattaatcatcatcatcatcatcatcatcatcatcatcatcatcatcatcatcatcgttttCACAGACATCACTGCAACCTATGCACTATTGAATTTCATGAGAATTAATATCCCAAATTTTAATCCTCTACTCGCTACTCTGTCATACAACTGATAGAGCCTGTAGAATCACTTCCTCTTACCTTCTCAATTGGCGGGGTCTTCGTGGTGCTGGGCTAGAGAACCAATAAAATCCTTTCCCTTACGCTGAAGGAGTTTGTAACAAAGGAGTTTACTCTTGGAGTAAGATATATATGAATCGTCCTTTATATGGACTtcggtttattaaagaacaaaaggaTTACAATTATCTTAACTCAgaatatgaagaaaataaaaagaacaaccAGACACTACGCAGAGTCTGAtagttttcttttaagaaatacATAAAAGATAAAATACCCATAGACCACGCAGAGTCTGATAGTTTTTCTTCCTTCACAAGAAATTAAAACGAGTACCCTTCACCCAAGGAGTGGCAATTCTACACTCTCCTTTCCTCGGTATATATACACCTTTTGCTTGTGGTTTCAGGCGCTAGAGTCTAAGTTTTTGCTCTAGACCACAACACTTTCTCAAAACGTCTCCGGATGCGGTTATGAGCGCATGTAGAAAACAGAAAGTATGCCCTTATTTGGGTTTTTAACAGCACGACAGAGGTTGGGAGATTGTGGTTTTTGAGCGCACGTCGTCAAAACAAGCTCGTCAATACGTCGTCCTTGTGATTCAATGCCCGATTTAAAACTCTCAAAAGACACAACAACTGGGGATAGAGCCGAGTCAATAGCTGCTTTCACCTGAACTGCGATGGTAGATGTTAGCTCCGCTAGAGTGTTGGAGATTTTCCAAATCCAGTGGTAGCTTGTCGCCATGACTCGTCGTGCTCGGTGAAGATTTAGGTTTCTGTAGTCTTTCAGAAGCCACAATTCCTTTCTGGTTATAGTTGTAGACCGAGTGATTGAAAAGGAGCGCCGCAGATGTTTTCGAAAAGATTCAGGTTGCCTGAAAAgtacaattaaaagataaaatgctCAGGAGCTCACTCCACGCGCCTTCTCACTTACATGTTCCGAATTCAAAATCCCTCGAAAATTTTGTCTACACAGAACTATACGGTTGTTTACGTATACACATTAATGAAAGtccaaattaaattaaactggAATATAAACAGCAGGAGCATTTCAAATGTCGTCCTGCATTCTGAGCTAAAATGTCCAGCACATGAATGAGAGTGCATGGTAAATGAGAAAAGCGCATGATGGGCCACGAGTATGACATGAAGTGCATTCACACGTATTTACAGTTAATGATCTGACTGACACTGCAGTGATTTACGCTGCACAGCGCGTAACCGACACAGCAATGGATTTGTGTGCAGCTACTGTATGCTGCAGTAGGTTTCCTGTTTGTTCTGGGATAAATTAGCTTTGCATTTAACGTTTTTATTAAATTCTGATTACAAGGTGCTGATTAAGGCAACACTTAGTGTAATAGTCAtaccaaaacacacaaaaataacacaaacatagACATTACACATGgatttaacacatttaaatatattttttattttgatatccAAGAATCCATCCAactgaatatatacagtataagtacaGTCATGATGATTCATATGTAAGATTAATGAGTGGACCAACATGAATTTTAACACAGTATTGAAGCAGAATATGAACGAAAACATCCTCGGATTTTGTCCTagaagtagataaagagaacccaattaaacaaatgagacaaaaatattatataatgatccaatattacatatctgtgagtggcaaaagtatgtgaacgtctaggattagcagttaatttgaaggtgaaattatatttaggtgttttcaatcaatgggacgatgatcaggtgtgagtgacggACCTCACGTTGGcgaatgttaatgttcatgagtccaccttcaggagaacactgaacagcaatggtgtacatggcagggttgcaaggagaaagcacattgctgcccctctgcagtttgctaaagatcacatggagaagccagaaggctactgaaaaatatgttttgtggatggatgagaccaaaacatAATATTTGGGTTAAATGACAAGcatcatgtttggagaaaggaaaacactacattccagcataagagccttatcccatctgtgaaatgtggtggtggtagtgtcatggtttggggctgttttgccgCATCTGGGCCGGGACGGTTtaccatcattgatggaacaatgaattctgaattattccagagaattctaaaggaaaatgtcaggacatctgtacGTGAtttgaatctcaagagaaagtggatcatgcagcaagacaacgaccctaaacacacgagtctttcaaccaaagaacggttaaagaagaataaagttcatgttttggaacggccgagtcaaagtcctgaccttaatccaatagaaatgttgtggaagaacctgaagcaagcagttcatgtgaggaaacccaccaacatcccagagttgaagctgttctgtactgaggaacgggataaaactcctccaagccgatgtgcagatgatcaacacttaccccaaacgtttatctgcagttattactgcacaaggagctcacaccacatactgacagcaaaggtgcacatacttttgccacacacagatatgtaatattggatcatttccctcaataaataaatgaccaagtgtaatagtttctacttttaggacttgtgtaaatctgatgatgttttaggtcttatgcagatacatagaaaattctaaagggttcacaaactttcaagcactactgtgTAATACTGAAATCTCCTAAAAGACAGAGGAAAGATCTAACGTTATAAAGGAAAATTGGGAAATCACAAATAAATGCCTCATATTACACTGGAATTAAGCTTGATATAAAAAAGTAAAGTTGCtcattttaattcaataaaatcacatttctgatattttattctGGATCACGTAATCTCACAGTTGATCCAAAAGACCCGAGCCAGAACCCGGCGTATAGAGGCTGAGTGAAAgtggtgtggactctgtggaggagcgtcatcgtgtcagagacgctgtagaaggacagagttcctgcactgtgatccacatacactcctattctggaggaTGATGGAACTCCGAGTGCAGTCTTAAAGTTGTtgtgacagaaaaagagagaagaagaagaacaccacAGACTCCAGGACTGATCGCTGCCTCCAAGCACACACTCATTACCCGATCCTTTCCTGCTGATGTCTTTATATGAGACTGATATGTACACACTATCAGCACCGCTCCTctccacctcccagtaacagcgtccacacacactctccttactCAACACCTGCTCCCAGTagtcaaatctctctggatgatCAGAGTACTGCTGCTTTCTCCCACTGTACGTCACCGCTCTGTTCCTCTCAGACAGAATGAGGTAATAATGTACTGTGTTGGGATCCAGAGTCAGATCACAGAAATCTAAACAAATGACAAATGTGAACATGTTAGATATTAatcacaggatgtgtgtgtgtgtgtgtgagtatgagagtgtgtgtgagtgtgtgcgagagagaatgtgtgtgtgtgtgtacgtgtgagtgagtgtgtgtgtgtatgtgcgtgtgcgtatgagtgtgtatgagtgtgtgaatgtgtgcatgtgtgtgtgcgagagagtgtgtgtgtgtgtgtgtgtgtgagtgcgtgtgagtgtgcgtgtgtgtgagtgcgtgtgagtgtgcgtgtgtgagtgtataagtgtgtgtgtgtgagtgtgtgtgtgtgtgtgtgtgtgtgtgtgtgtgtgtgtgtgtgtgtgtgagtgtgtgtgagagtgtgtgtgtgagagtgtgtgtgtgagagtgtgtgtgtgagttttacACGTACACTGCAGAAAGTCTTGTCTGCTCTTTGGATCTGGGGGTAAAATGATGTGaactgctgcagctgtggagaCACAGAAACAAAACGGAGAAGGAAAAATCAGGTGGTGTAAAAGACGGAAACAGTTTAAAGTGATCAGATTTGTGTGATGTTTAATCAgcgttttattttagaaaacacaTTCTCTAGCTGTGGgatttaaatgagattttttccTTCTGAATGACGgagaaataaactttattaataacatgAGCACGAGCAGAGAGCTGCTTTGGTGACTAATGACTACAGAAGAAATGTTCTGACtgaataaatgttattcatATGACTTATAaactctctcggtctctctctctttgtaggagtgtgtgaataaatgtgtgtgtcctctgtgctTTATTCAGAGTAgaataactgaaaataaaacagaagctTTTACACTATTAAGACATGaataaaaagtggaactgtatAAAATCATCGTTCCAGTAGAGGGCAGCAATAACAGGAAGTTCACGTAATCATAGGAaatcatttctgtgtgttttggggaaatTTGATGTCTCTCTTTACCGAGCTGCAGAGGAAGTAAAGATTTCCCAGCAGGACGATTTCTCTCACCAAGTTCAGGGATTCTGATGAATTCCTCCTGGCAGAATTCCTCGAGTCTCTTtttcagagcagagagagattccctcactccatcaaatgagagatgttTACTGACAGTGATGCTGCGCGAGTCCTCACGGAGATCAGACTGAAAACCTGGTGTAATCATTTCGGGAGAGCAACGGCCGGAGACTAAAACCTGCGTACAGCAATTAGGCGTAAAATTAGGAGAAGAAATTACAGCTACaattactttaaagtttttaagtAAAATCTTACAGCAGGTGGTTTCCATATTAGAAAAGGTTCGAAGTGGAACAGTTGTAGACGTCTAAGAACCATTATTTATCCAATGACCCATAACCTGTatatttcacctggaaatgtggatgtagtgtacctttatttcctggaggaagtggaggtgatcgtgtgtgtgtgaaagctgctccagctcagtgactctcctctgaagatcagcgatctcctgctccagttgctccaggagtcgttcagctcgactcagttcagccttctcctgagctctgatcagctCCGTCACCTCCGAGCACCttttctccatggagctgatcatctcagtaaagatcctctcactgtcctccactgctgtctgtgcactgagctgttaggagacacacacaacaaacgGAGGTCCTTTTTAAAACTTAACCCTCATTCCGTCTCTTACTGGGCCTCTAAACGACTCGTtgtccatgttgtgtgtgtttctaggagcagctctgtctctgctcactgctcacctttatagtgttcacagcctgtttcagctcctgcaccaccttctgcttctcctggattctctgctgggatttcatctgctCCTCCTTTAACTCACTCTGAGgacaaatacaatacattacacCAGGGGTCGGGAACCTATGGCTCGCGAGCCAGATGTGGCTGTTTTGATGGCTGCATCTGGCTCGCagacaaatctttaataaaaaaaataacgttaaaaataaaaaacattcatGTATTTCAATGCATTCATTTCCTACCGCTCATGTTCATGGTTGCGGGTGGCTGGAGCCAATCACAGCTGTCCTCCGGGACAACACCAAATTTTTATTGGATAATGCGTAACGTACACGGGTCGTTGTGAGGTCAGGAAGTAAACTTCCCTCCTTTTAATCAAgtagtcagctagctaattgCAGAAACCCTTTTATCGAAGAAgatggctaaaagaaaaaaagatgagtacCACCGTACTTTTCAGCAGGAATGGACAGAGGAATTCGCCTTTGTGGAGAGAGCAGCTTCTGCAGTGTGTCTAATATGCAATGATAAAATTGCATCGATGAAACGGTCAAATATAAAGCGGCACTCCGACACACGCCATACTACACTTGCATGGAGATATCCTGCGGGGGACAGCAGGAAGAAAGCATGTCAAGAGCTACTGTGCAGAGTGCAAGCTAGTCAGCAGCAACTCCGAGTTTGGACCCAACAAGGTGACTGGAATGCGGCTAGCTTTGCCGGGGCTTTAGCAATTGTGAGAAACGGAAAGCCATTCACAGATGGGGAGTTAATGCATGAAGCTTAACCTCACCACGTATCAACCAGACTACAAAGCCATCAGAAAACCCTGCAGCACCAGAAGTCGCATTAATGCCAAGAAGTACTTTATTCATCATTGGTTAGCAACAGCATAACAACgttattaaaaagaattcagagacttattgtactttaaaagtgttggtcttacataaaatgcacacatttacttgtatttagttttaaacatattgtatgGCTCTCAaggaattacattttaaaatatgtggcgTTCATGGCTCTCTCAGCCAGAAAGGTTCCCGACCCctgctttacactgtgtatgCATGATGAGATTATGAGCTCAGTGGGTGAATATGAACTGCAGATAAAGGGTTAAAGTTCACTCGGGTTCTACGGAGCACCTTATTAAAGTGTAAAAGACTGGATGGCGGGTGTTTTAAGGTTCATAGAAGTTCATAATGTGGTGTGAGAacgtgattattattatgacttgcTGTATCACTGGGTGATTTTACTACTGCTAAACACAGACTTTGTTCAGTTCAGCAGCAATTAAAAGATAGAAATGTTGGAGTAGAGTACGCTACTTCTTAGAAGAAATGCAGAACTCAGTAGATCGGACGTAAAATTCTTCAGCTACTTTAGATTAGACATGTAAATTGTATGAAATGACTCTGAATAGATTAGACGTGCTtttctcacctgtttttcagATCTGTACGCTTTAACTGAGACGGTGTCGTGGCTTTTGTGTTCATCCGTCATACACAGATAACAGATGAAGCT
This genomic window contains:
- the LOC108257873 gene encoding tripartite motif-containing protein 16 produces the protein MAEASISVDQDQFSCPVCLDLLKEPVVIPCGHSFCNVCINDCWDQEEKSGVYCCPQCRDTFTPRPVLRRNNMLAEVVEKLKTEVQAASPAHCYAGPGDVECDFCTGRKHKAVKSCLVCVASLCETHLKPHLEIPALKKHKLVEASGNLQEKICSEHDKVLEVYCRTDQSFICYLCMTDEHKSHDTVSVKAYRSEKQSELKEEQMKSQQRIQEKQKVVQELKQAVNTIKLSAQTAVEDSERIFTEMISSMEKRCSEVTELIRAQEKAELSRAERLLEQLEQEIADLQRRVTELEQLSHTHDHLHFLQEIKVLVSGRCSPEMITPGFQSDLREDSRSITVSKHLSFDGVRESLSALKKRLEEFCQEEFIRIPELAAAVHIILPPDPKSRQDFLQYFCDLTLDPNTVHYYLILSERNRAVTYSGRKQQYSDHPERFDYWEQVLSKESVCGRCYWEVERSGADSVYISVSYKDISRKGSGNECVLGGSDQSWSLWCSSSSLFFCHNNFKTALGVPSSSRIGVYVDHSAGTLSFYSVSDTMTLLHRVHTTFTQPLYAGFWLGSFGSTVRLRDPE